Genomic DNA from Vespula vulgaris chromosome 5, iyVesVulg1.1, whole genome shotgun sequence:
GAAGTAGAAGTGGCATTGTATTCCAAAGAGTAATTATTCCACTAATGATATTAGAATATAGTAGAACGTACTGAAGTATATTggagaaagtaaataaattgtataaataaaatatgttatgtTTAAACAGATTACAAGAAGATCCACCTACTGGAGTATCTGGTGCACCTACAgacaataatattatgatatgGAATGCTGTTATATTTGGGTAAGAACTCTAAATTTTGTCTCTAAGCTTTGTCTaagtattatgaaaaaaaactTTTGTGGCCTCTTAACCTCTAAATATACTTTGTACGTCTCATTTTACCTTAATGTTGctattaatattcaatattgcaatttttatttgttttagaCCACATGACACTCCATTTGAGGATGGTACATTTAAACTCACAATAGAGTTCACGGAAGAATATCCAAACAAGCCCCCTACAGTAAGATTTGTCAGTAAGATGTTCCACCCTAATGTATATGCCGATGGGGGTATTTGCCTTGATATTCTACAAAATCGTTGGAGTCCTACATATGATGTTTCTGCTATCTTAACATCTATACAGGTAAATCAAAACTTATTGACgggtatttttaaaaatgattttataatactttcaaGTTTATACAGAGATA
This window encodes:
- the LOC127063999 gene encoding ubiquitin-conjugating enzyme E2-17 kDa isoform X1 produces the protein MSTPARRRLMRDFKSMEVEVALYSKELQEDPPTGVSGAPTDNNIMIWNAVIFGPHDTPFEDGTFKLTIEFTEEYPNKPPTVRFVSKMFHPNVYADGGICLDILQNRWSPTYDVSAILTSIQSLLDEPNPNSPANSLAAQLYQENKREYEKRVATVVEQSWLNFQESHTEDPR
- the LOC127063999 gene encoding ubiquitin-conjugating enzyme E2-17 kDa isoform X3, producing the protein MSTPARRRLMRDFKRLQEDPPTGVSGAPTDNNIMIWNAVIFGPHDTPFEDGTFKLTIEFTEEYPNKPPTVRFVSKMFHPNVYADGGICLDILQNRWSPTYDVSAILTSIQSLLDEPNPNSPANSLAAQLYQENKREYEKRVATVVEQSWLNFQESHTEDPR
- the LOC127063999 gene encoding ubiquitin-conjugating enzyme E2-17 kDa isoform X2, whose amino-acid sequence is MSTPARRRLMRDFKSMEVEVALYSKELQEDPPTGVSGAPTDNNIMIWNAVIFGPHDTPFEDGTFKLTIEFTEEYPNKPPTVRFVSKMFHPNVYADGGICLDILQNRWSPTYDVSAILTSIQSLLSDPNPNSPANSMAAQLYKENRREYEKRVKACVEQSFVD
- the LOC127063999 gene encoding ubiquitin-conjugating enzyme E2-17 kDa isoform X4 — translated: MSTPARRRLMRDFKRLQEDPPTGVSGAPTDNNIMIWNAVIFGPHDTPFEDGTFKLTIEFTEEYPNKPPTVRFVSKMFHPNVYADGGICLDILQNRWSPTYDVSAILTSIQSLLSDPNPNSPANSMAAQLYKENRREYEKRVKACVEQSFVD